Within Bacillus sp. FJAT-45350, the genomic segment TAATGCCAAAACAAACATTAGCAAATAGTGAATTAGTTTTGTTGGTAAGCCTATTGCCTGTGCCATAATTGGATCAAATGTACTAACTAATAATTGCTTATAGAATAGAGCAATTAATATTAGTACAAGTACACCAATGCCAATCGTTAACTGTAAATCAGCAGTTGAGACAGCTAATACGTTACCGAATAAAATATGCCATAGATCGACCCCAGTCCCTCTATTAAAGGTAATGAGGATAATACCTAGAGCAAATGCAGCTGTAAACATAATTCCAATCGATGAATCATGCTTTATTCGACTGTTTTGCGACACATAACCAATCGCTAAAGCAGTAATAATACCGGTAAACACCGCACCAATAAAATAACTCGTTCCAATCATATAAGCGATTACGACACCTGGAAGAACGGCGTGAGAAATTGCATCCCCCATAAGAGCCATTCCCCTTAAAATTATAAAACATCCGACAACGCCACAGATAATACCTACAAGAATACCTGCTAACATAGCATTTTGTAGATATTGATATCGACCAAGGGCGTCTAAGAAGAATGAAATGTTTTCCATTAGCCACCCACCACCATTGTTTCACCATCATTAGAGACAAATGTCACTTTTCCCTTATAGGCTTTTTCAAGGTTTTTCATATGAAAAACCTCATCAGTTTTTCCATAATCAATAAGCTCTTTGTTTATAATAATGAGACTATCAAAGTAATCCTTCACTTTATTTAAATCATGGTGTACAACAAGTAACGTTTTCCCTTGCTTTTTTAAGTCTTTTAATATGTTAATAATGATTTTTTCAGAGGTCATATCAATACCCGCAAATGGTTCATCTAAGAAGAATAAATCTGACTCTTGTGCTAGCGCTCTTGCTAAAAACACGCGCTGTTGCTGTCCTCCTGATAATTCACCTATTTGCCTTTTACTAAAGTCGAGCATTCCTACTTTCTCTAAACAATTACGTGCGATTTCACGGTCGTTGTTTCCAGGGCGTCTCCACCAAGATAAATGTGGGTACCTTCCCATAACAACAACGTCCTCTACCAAAACAGGAAAATCCATATCTATGTTACTACGCTGTGGTACATATGAAATTCTCTTTCTAGATTTTTTTATAGAATTACTAAAGATTTTCATTTCTCCACTTTTAGTAGGAATAATCCCCATAACTGACTTTATAAATGTCGATTTCCCTGCACCGTTTGGTCCAATAATTCCTATTAATTCTTGATTAGGTAATGATAAGGAGCTAATATCAAGTGCTTTTTCATCATAATAGTAAACTGCTAAATTGTTAATCTCCACACTATGATTTGTCATTTCTTTCTCCTTTCTCAAGAAGTGCAATAAAGGTGCCTATCAGGCACCTTTATATATCATATGCTTATCGGGCTAATCCTGCAACAAACACTTCTACATTACGCTTTGTCATTTCAATATACGTCTCAGCACCACTTCCCGCAGCACCTACCGCATCCGTATAGACTTCCCCTGCAATTGGAATTCCTGCTTCATTTGCTACAGTCTCCATATAGCGTTTGTCTACAGTTGACTCTACAAATACCGCATGAACGTTACGTTCTTCTACTAACTCTACAATACGTGATATTTGTTGAGGTGTACCCTCTTCACTTGAATTAATTTCCCATACACCTTCTGTTTCAAAACCATAGCTTTCTCCAAAGTACTTAAATGCATTTTCTGTTACAACAATGACACGTTGCTCTTCTGGAATTTGTTGTACTTGCTCTTCAATCCAAGCATCTAGTTCTTCTAATTCCGCAATATATGCATCTGCATTTTCACGGTATGTTGCTTCACCATCAGGATCTCTTTCTATTAGGTCACTTACAATGTTTTCTACATAGATTATTACATTCTTAGGACTTAACCAAGCATGAGGATCGTTCTCATCATCACCAACTAGCGGGATTGGTGTCACTCCATCAGAAACAGTTACGATATCGGTGTCTGAAACATTTGATACGACTCTCTCTAACCATTCCTCCAAATCTAAACCATTTACATAGAATACATCTGCGTCACTTAGCTTTTTAAAGTCACTAGGAATCGGCTCATATTCATGTGGTTCTTCTCCAATTGGTACTATATACTCAACTGTTCCACGGTCACCAACTACTTGTGAAATGATATCCCCTAAAACTGAAAAACTCGTAGTAATCTCTAGACCTTCATTACTTACCTCAGTAACCACTTCTTCATTGTTTGTGTTTGCATCTTCGTTAGTTGTTCCTTCATTTGATGTTTCCTCAGAACCGCACGCAGCCATTAGAAATCCTAAAACTGCCACTACACTAATCATTGTTAACATTCTTTTCAACATGTAATTTCTCCTCCATTCATTTAATTAAATAAAATAAGTAGATTCATTGACTGTTACCTCAATAATACCTCCTTATTTGTCCACTACTAATTCTTTTGCACTTAGGCAACTTTTAGGGCAAAAAAATAACTCTTTACTATTTATTCGTCTTTAATAAAAATTGTGCCTACTCATTCTTTAAAACTGCTAATTTTTTAAACTACTGGTAATAGTTTCTCTTGTAAAAATATTTTTAGACGAGCTAACTTTATTGCCCTTGTGCAACTTCTATTCTTTCATAGATAGTTTCATTTGTCTAGATATTTTTCAATTAAAAAATCGACAAAAATTCACAGAAAAAAGAGGCGTAGATATTACAATATCTTATCACCTCTTTTACAATTATTCATTTTCAAAACATGCATTTTGATTATTGCATGTAAAACAATTAGATAGCATACTACTACGTAATTCGCTCTCCCTTGGTGTATACGTATAGCGGATACCATTTTCTAACGAGATTACTTCAATTCTCTCTGGCACCTCTCCAAAAGCCAACTTTGAGAAATATGTAATAGTACTCCAATAGGAATCAAGCATGTCCTCTTTTACTTGAACTAAGTATTTCTTAACAACATAAGAATTTGGAGACCATGAAGCCACATCAATTGTTAAATTAAAAATACGATTAAGCTTCTTATGACAGGCAGTCACTTTCTCGAATAGAAACAAGGGTGGTGTAGACTCGCATTCTTGCATTAAAAACTGAATTAAGTGATCAATCACTTTGGCGACCGTTGTATAGTAATGTCCCACTGAATTAAACGAACCTTTATCAACATTACCCCAATAATGATTAAATAACTGTAACACTTTCAAAGAAGTACGTTCATGAACATTTAACATGAAAAAATCTGACACTACTTTATTAATAGCTTGTTGTGTAGTTAGAAGCCAGTTATATTGGTTGTCTTCATGATCTAGCTGATTATGATAATAGAAACGGTAAGGACAGGTAATGTAACTGCTAATTGACTCATAATGCAATGCATTTTCTGATAACTCCTGAAGTGAATTTAACAACTTCCGTCCTCCTTTCCTAACAATTCATGTTGTATTTACTACAGTTATTTCTAGAAGCACATTGATGCTGTTCACACTTTCCTATTGCCTGATAGATTGAACACCATGAACGCTTAGCGTAACAAATAGGAATCTCTTGTTCACTCGCTTTCTTTTTTAATACTGTCGATAAATTATGATTAATGTAATCCGTTAATACTAAAATTAAATCAATATGATTCGGAATTTCCTTCTTAACTTGCTGTACCTTTCTACCATTGATATGTATAATTTCCCGAAAACCGATCCCCTCTAATTTACTTGGGATTTTCCCTAAGTGATCCGCTCCAACAATAAGTAATGATGACATAACTCTTCCTCCTCGTATAAATCATCTCCCTAAAGTTGAAAATGATTATCATTTATAATTACATTTTAATTGATACTAATTATCAATGTCAATGATTCATTTTAAAATTTTCAATATTTCTTTGTCTAAAATAAGAAAAATCCCCACTATGAACGGAGGCCACTGAAAAACTTCCGTTTTTTGAGACGAAAGAATGAGAAATAAAAAAGAGACGAAATTATATCCATTAAATGGGTGTATTCGTCTCTTTTTTATTTTATGTAGAGCTAAATTTTTCATTTAGTTAACCTATTAACTTCAAAATCCTTTTCAAATTAACTGTAAATATCGACATAGCTCCTTGTAGTTCCATGCCAATAAGACCCGAAGATGATGCTACATCATACCCGTGTCGGTGTTTTAATTCACTGTTTTTTGCTTCAATTTTATATCTTTCTTTTGATTTTTCTTTAAAATAATCGCTTTCTTGAAAGGCTATTTGTTCTTTGTGTATATTCGATTTAATGCTCACAGAATAAGTCTTACTTTTAGCTCCATCTTTATAACATCCTTCTTTTATAGGACATACCTTACATTTTTCTACATTAAAGTAATATGTGTGTGTTTGATTTGTGGCTACACCTTTTTTTCCAGTTCGTGCTTTCCTAATAGCCATATGTCCAGCCTTACAAACATACATACTAGCATCTTTATTAAACTCAAATTCGTCTTCTTTTTTTCGGTTACCTTGTGTGACAACAGGGTTGAGTTTAGCTATTAACTTCATTTCGTTTGTTTTTGTATATTCAATATTCCCTTTTTCTGAATAGGCGGCATCACCAATCACAGTATCAACTTCCATACCAGCTTCCATACTTTTTTCAATTAAGGTTTCTAATTGCTTTCCGTCATTCTTTTCTCCAGTTGTAACAACAGCCGCAGTAATAATTCTTTCTTCGCTTAAGGCTATGTGTGTTTTGTAACCAAAGAATGAGGAGTCCACTGTTTTATGTCCTGTTTTTGCGTCTTCATCTTTGGATAATTGTAGATGTTCAATATCATCAGCCACAGTTTCTTTAAGCAGGTTTAATTTTTCTTTTACTTTGGGGAATTCACAAATAACCTCTTCTTTTTCAATGACTTTAATCAGCTTTTCACAGTATTCAATTTGATCTTCTAATACATCTGATGTTGTCTTGGTTGGAAATTTACTTTTCATTGTTTCATCTACTTGATAAATCGTCTTTCTTAGGTTTTTAGACCGATCAACCAGCACTTCTTTGGCTGATTTTTGATTGTAACGAGACTGGGTATGGGTAGCATCTACAATAATAGATTTGCTTTTTATAATTTCTTTTTCGATTGCGATCTCAACCGTTTTATTGATTAGCATGTCTAATAAATTTACATCCTTTAATCGCAGTTTTCGAAACTTCGTTAAGGAACTTGGCTCAATAACTGGATCTTCTGGCGCCATATCTAAAAAATATTTGAATGACATATCATATTTTGAGCGTTCGACAATATCAACATCGGATACGTTGTGGATACATTTTAATAATAAGTATTTGAACATGCGAATAGGATGGATCGCATTACGCCCATTATCAAGGCAATATTTATCTACTAATTCTTCATATACAAAAGAAAAATCGACTAAGTCATTTATTTTTCTCAAAACATTATCTTTCGGTACGACTATGTCATAAATCGCCATATAAGGACTTAAATTTACTTGTTGATGTTGAATCAATGTATCCACCCACTCGAATTTGATAATTTAATTATACAGTAAAAAAGATATAGCACTCTCAAATTTTGAGGTACTATATCTTTTTTTTATAATATAGAGACTTTTTCAGTGGCCTCCTATGAACGTAGGGACCTAATTAGTCATACTGCTAATACTTTTCTATTGTTTCTTTTAACACTTGCTTCTTAAGTGGTTTACTTACATAACCGTTAAATCCTAGAGATAGACATTGTTGCTTATCTGATTCAAGGGCATGTGCGGTACAGGCAATAATCGGTGTCTGCTCCCTACCTTCTTCTTTCTCCATTTCACGTATTTTTAATAGACTTTCAAACCCATCCATTATTGGCATTTGGATGTCCATGAACACAAGATCATATTTATTTTTCTTTACTAATTCAAAGGCTTCTAAACCATTTTCTGCGGTCGTTAATTGTATAGCTTCCTTTTTTAGAAACGCTTTTATTAGTGTAAGATTATCGACTGAATCATCAACAATGAGAACTTTCTTTTCTGAAATGTTAGCAGCTGCAGTTTCATTAAGAAGAAAAGATGTTTCGGTAACCTGCGTCTCTGTTGTTTTAGTACTCTCTGCAAGTCTTACTGGAATTGTAAAAGTAAAACAGCTACCTTTTCCTACCTCACTTTGTACAAATATGTCACCTTCCATTAACTTAACAAGTTCCTTTGAAATCGTTAAACCTAAACCTGTCCCACCATATTCTCGACTATTTGATGTATCGACCTGTTTAAAGGAATCAAAAATGTTTTCCAATTGGTCCTCAGGAATACCGACGCCTGTATCGATTACTGAGAAATGTAGAATAGTTCCGTTAACAGATACGTTAATATCAATGGATCCTTCATGTGTAAACTTGACAGCATTACCAATTAAGTTAATTAACACTTGGATTAAACGATTTTGATCTCCTACTATTTTTTTAGGAACATCGTTATCAATATGATGTGTAATGGTTACGTCTTTATTTTTAACAGTCAGTTTAAACATATCGACAGTTTCTTCAATTAGCTTATAAAGATCTAAAGGCTCTGTTAAGACCTTCGTTTCATTAGCTTCCATTTTGGAAAAGTCTAAGACATCATTTATTAACTTTAGTAAATGTTCTCCATTTCTCCTTAACATATGCAAGTATTTTTTCTCATCACTAGATTGGGGTAAATCAGATAATAACTCCTCCACTCCTAGTATCGCATTCATCGGTGTTCGAATTTCATGGCTCATACGTGCTAAAAATTGACTTTTTGCTTGATTAGCTTGTTCCGCCTCTTCTTTTGCATGCTTTAATTCAATTTCTGTTCTATTTCTTGAAACTAAAATAAAGTAAACATTACGCGTAATGAAAAAAGCAGTTACTAAACAAAAAATACTCATAATAGTTACAAAGACGATACGAAGTAAATTCAAGCGACTTGACACTTCGGAAATATTACTCTTTAAAGTTTCAATAGAGTTAGTAGAATCATAGAAAATAATATTACTTATTTCATTTGCTCGTGTTAGAAGTGCATTTAAATTCCCTCTTTCCATTGAAACTTGATAAACTGATCGTATTTCTTCGGGACAACAAAGTGATAATTCTATTGTGTTTAAATA encodes:
- a CDS encoding ATP-binding protein; its protein translation is MNLLRIVFVTIMSIFCLVTAFFITRNVYFILVSRNRTEIELKHAKEEAEQANQAKSQFLARMSHEIRTPMNAILGVEELLSDLPQSSDEKKYLHMLRRNGEHLLKLINDVLDFSKMEANETKVLTEPLDLYKLIEETVDMFKLTVKNKDVTITHHIDNDVPKKIVGDQNRLIQVLINLIGNAVKFTHEGSIDINVSVNGTILHFSVIDTGVGIPEDQLENIFDSFKQVDTSNSREYGGTGLGLTISKELVKLMEGDIFVQSEVGKGSCFTFTIPVRLAESTKTTETQVTETSFLLNETAAANISEKKVLIVDDSVDNLTLIKAFLKKEAIQLTTAENGLEAFELVKKNKYDLVFMDIQMPIMDGFESLLKIREMEKEEGREQTPIIACTAHALESDKQQCLSLGFNGYVSKPLKKQVLKETIEKY
- a CDS encoding DUF2325 domain-containing protein, which encodes MSSLLIVGADHLGKIPSKLEGIGFREIIHINGRKVQQVKKEIPNHIDLILVLTDYINHNLSTVLKKKASEQEIPICYAKRSWCSIYQAIGKCEQHQCASRNNCSKYNMNC
- a CDS encoding IS1182 family transposase, which encodes MIQHQQVNLSPYMAIYDIVVPKDNVLRKINDLVDFSFVYEELVDKYCLDNGRNAIHPIRMFKYLLLKCIHNVSDVDIVERSKYDMSFKYFLDMAPEDPVIEPSSLTKFRKLRLKDVNLLDMLINKTVEIAIEKEIIKSKSIIVDATHTQSRYNQKSAKEVLVDRSKNLRKTIYQVDETMKSKFPTKTTSDVLEDQIEYCEKLIKVIEKEEVICEFPKVKEKLNLLKETVADDIEHLQLSKDEDAKTGHKTVDSSFFGYKTHIALSEERIITAAVVTTGEKNDGKQLETLIEKSMEAGMEVDTVIGDAAYSEKGNIEYTKTNEMKLIAKLNPVVTQGNRKKEDEFEFNKDASMYVCKAGHMAIRKARTGKKGVATNQTHTYYFNVEKCKVCPIKEGCYKDGAKSKTYSVSIKSNIHKEQIAFQESDYFKEKSKERYKIEAKNSELKHRHGYDVASSSGLIGMELQGAMSIFTVNLKRILKLIG
- a CDS encoding metal ABC transporter permease, with the protein product MENISFFLDALGRYQYLQNAMLAGILVGIICGVVGCFIILRGMALMGDAISHAVLPGVVIAYMIGTSYFIGAVFTGIITALAIGYVSQNSRIKHDSSIGIMFTAAFALGIILITFNRGTGVDLWHILFGNVLAVSTADLQLTIGIGVLVLILIALFYKQLLVSTFDPIMAQAIGLPTKLIHYLLMFVLALVTVASLKSVGIILVVAMLITPGSTAYLLTNRLSTMIVLSAVFGVISAIVGVYYSFIYDVATGASIVLVASILFVLAFLFSPKYGIVVRGIRQKFFLKKNEEGSQG
- a CDS encoding metal ABC transporter substrate-binding protein, producing the protein MLKRMLTMISVVAVLGFLMAACGSEETSNEGTTNEDANTNNEEVVTEVSNEGLEITTSFSVLGDIISQVVGDRGTVEYIVPIGEEPHEYEPIPSDFKKLSDADVFYVNGLDLEEWLERVVSNVSDTDIVTVSDGVTPIPLVGDDENDPHAWLSPKNVIIYVENIVSDLIERDPDGEATYRENADAYIAELEELDAWIEEQVQQIPEEQRVIVVTENAFKYFGESYGFETEGVWEINSSEEGTPQQISRIVELVEERNVHAVFVESTVDKRYMETVANEAGIPIAGEVYTDAVGAAGSGAETYIEMTKRNVEVFVAGLAR
- a CDS encoding metal ABC transporter ATP-binding protein gives rise to the protein MTNHSVEINNLAVYYYDEKALDISSLSLPNQELIGIIGPNGAGKSTFIKSVMGIIPTKSGEMKIFSNSIKKSRKRISYVPQRSNIDMDFPVLVEDVVVMGRYPHLSWWRRPGNNDREIARNCLEKVGMLDFSKRQIGELSGGQQQRVFLARALAQESDLFFLDEPFAGIDMTSEKIIINILKDLKKQGKTLLVVHHDLNKVKDYFDSLIIINKELIDYGKTDEVFHMKNLEKAYKGKVTFVSNDGETMVVGG